The following proteins are encoded in a genomic region of Hoeflea phototrophica DFL-43:
- a CDS encoding chemotaxis protein, whose amino-acid sequence MPRLARPIVVSFAAFAAMFAFAASAEEPAAPQPPPTGQDKRHTADGQQDPAPGSSDSRALIFDPTVGYPPFVDPATTAGQAADGGAAQPDGADGLGADGVENGSQAADLQGGESSAPSAGDAQSVGVEAAAPSGPDAASGAMIANEAVDGIKASDFPMPSDLDGLEPYKLIRSLQYVQDAVVLGDHSAMEMQRFLLGVIDSRLRAADQSVFDDPRNVDAALIYAMSGGNPETLEILALQDKFGNFDNEITTVLRAYLNGRAAKTQTTLAEVVAIYRDSRIGPYLTLIAANVTAALNDPAALELFDWARLTAPGTLVEEAALRRSLFIAAAQNMVDEALEYAQLYARRFINSPYAGQYADLLVDLVVLNYEKVGDDQLNAILTFMDRPRKREVYLRIARKAVISGLRDLAVFASGKAEELASPEDRIPLALADLYAGMAKVPTDGVDAVLEELNAVSERQLSPRDRALRTAAQIVAAEVIRKPDPNSLTQAFSPMLNEPNAPEQDADLTGIAEDEGQVEVPELEQIAEMDEETQAAVKVFEGYVSDRKKTLERIDQMLEGIAEDQGS is encoded by the coding sequence ATGCCGCGCCTTGCCCGCCCGATTGTTGTGAGCTTCGCCGCCTTTGCGGCGATGTTTGCTTTCGCGGCGTCGGCAGAGGAGCCTGCGGCACCACAGCCCCCGCCCACCGGCCAAGACAAGAGGCATACTGCCGACGGGCAGCAAGACCCAGCACCCGGCAGCAGCGACTCCAGAGCTCTGATCTTTGATCCCACGGTCGGGTATCCACCGTTTGTCGACCCGGCAACGACAGCCGGGCAGGCCGCCGATGGCGGTGCCGCACAACCCGATGGTGCGGATGGCCTTGGCGCAGACGGGGTTGAGAATGGAAGCCAGGCTGCTGATCTTCAAGGCGGCGAAAGCAGTGCGCCTTCCGCTGGGGATGCGCAGAGCGTGGGCGTGGAAGCTGCCGCGCCGTCCGGACCAGATGCCGCATCCGGCGCAATGATTGCCAACGAAGCCGTTGATGGAATCAAGGCAAGTGACTTCCCCATGCCCAGCGACCTTGATGGGCTTGAGCCCTACAAGCTTATTCGGTCCCTGCAATACGTGCAGGATGCGGTTGTGCTCGGTGACCATTCCGCCATGGAGATGCAAAGGTTTCTCCTTGGCGTGATCGACAGCCGCTTGCGTGCTGCCGACCAGAGTGTGTTTGACGACCCGCGGAATGTTGACGCGGCATTGATCTACGCTATGAGCGGCGGCAATCCTGAAACGCTCGAAATTCTTGCGCTGCAGGACAAGTTCGGCAATTTCGACAACGAGATAACAACCGTGCTCCGCGCCTATCTAAACGGGCGTGCCGCGAAAACCCAGACCACTTTGGCCGAAGTGGTCGCGATATACCGCGATAGCAGGATCGGTCCCTACCTCACCTTGATCGCCGCAAATGTGACTGCTGCACTGAATGACCCGGCGGCGCTCGAACTGTTTGACTGGGCACGATTGACCGCGCCGGGAACACTGGTTGAGGAGGCAGCGTTGCGTCGCTCGCTGTTCATCGCAGCGGCTCAGAACATGGTTGATGAGGCCCTCGAATATGCGCAGCTCTATGCGCGTCGTTTCATCAACTCGCCGTATGCTGGCCAGTATGCGGATCTGCTGGTGGATCTCGTGGTGCTGAACTACGAAAAGGTCGGCGATGACCAGTTGAACGCGATCCTCACCTTCATGGACCGGCCGCGCAAACGTGAAGTCTATCTTCGTATTGCACGAAAGGCTGTCATCTCCGGCTTGCGCGATCTCGCTGTCTTCGCGTCCGGAAAGGCCGAGGAACTGGCGAGCCCGGAGGACAGGATACCTCTGGCCCTGGCCGACCTTTATGCCGGCATGGCCAAGGTGCCGACCGATGGTGTCGATGCGGTGCTTGAGGAGCTGAACGCCGTTTCGGAACGGCAATTGTCGCCTCGCGACCGCGCTCTGCGGACCGCTGCGCAGATTGTTGCCGCGGAAGTGATACGCAAACCTGACCCCAACAGCCTCACGCAAGCATTCTCGCCCATGTTGAACGAGCCGAATGCTCCGGAGCAAGATGCGGATCTTACCGGTATAGCCGAAGACGAGGGGCAGGTTGAGGTGCCCGAACTGGAGCAGATCGCGGAGATGGATGAAGAGACCCAAGCCGCGGTCAAAGTCTTCGAAGGATATGTCTCGGACAGGAAAAAGACACTCGAACGCATCGACCAGATGCTTGAGGGTATTGCAGAGGATCAAGGATCGTGA
- a CDS encoding flagellar hook-length control protein FliK has product MSALDMITQRQVPARPPVRQNDAGASDDRSPSDADPFSKLLSGQNRRTDEKSTRTDAPSGKEPAKEAEATGEETGEVSEKDGSDDMLALLDGVVAAAANAENSSAEESKTDAETDADAGGEQDEQLDPELAESEGDTETSAKAGGSEQAGAGAGAGAGAGAGADAAVQTNTPVAAATTTSAPAAAAAANGTAASNRPAGNEAAQDRGEKKSSDTKQSARAEGIGTETGPARRESEKPLILETRNGAASEGRQQEDRLDGKVQNVEVVESRRFMATQAMGGNAQMLARSLADAGQSAQRAQSAASAQSAAIPGQPQSGQMVHTLKLQLHPISLGSVTAVLKLSGEELTVDIKVQTAEAYRQLSDDNQAILKALRGQGFGVEQINIQHVAGPDRGSNQTQQQAGAQGGFQDPGSGDAQASGKESGGQGGRSQFGSKGDGQGHDQKPYSTPDAGRSDGVYL; this is encoded by the coding sequence GTGAGCGCCTTGGATATGATTACGCAGCGTCAGGTTCCTGCCCGGCCGCCGGTCAGGCAGAACGATGCTGGTGCATCTGACGACCGTAGCCCGTCCGATGCCGATCCATTTTCAAAGCTTCTGTCCGGTCAGAACCGCCGGACCGATGAAAAGTCCACTCGCACCGACGCACCCTCAGGCAAGGAACCCGCGAAGGAAGCGGAAGCAACCGGTGAGGAGACCGGGGAGGTTTCTGAAAAGGACGGTTCGGACGACATGCTGGCCTTGCTGGACGGGGTAGTGGCGGCTGCGGCCAATGCCGAAAATTCGTCGGCCGAAGAGAGCAAAACTGACGCCGAAACCGATGCGGATGCGGGCGGAGAGCAGGACGAACAGCTTGATCCCGAGCTTGCTGAAAGCGAGGGTGATACCGAAACGTCTGCCAAGGCTGGTGGCAGTGAACAGGCAGGTGCAGGTGCCGGTGCAGGTGCAGGTGCAGGTGCAGGTGCAGATGCTGCAGTACAAACGAATACGCCTGTGGCCGCGGCAACAACAACAAGCGCCCCGGCGGCGGCGGCCGCTGCCAATGGCACGGCCGCTTCAAACAGACCCGCGGGCAACGAGGCAGCGCAGGATCGCGGCGAGAAGAAGTCTTCGGACACCAAGCAATCCGCGCGTGCAGAGGGTATCGGCACAGAGACCGGACCGGCACGCCGGGAATCCGAAAAGCCCCTCATTCTGGAAACCCGCAATGGCGCTGCTTCGGAAGGCCGTCAGCAGGAAGATCGTCTCGACGGCAAGGTACAAAATGTCGAAGTCGTGGAATCACGCCGCTTTATGGCCACGCAAGCCATGGGCGGCAACGCTCAGATGCTGGCCCGTTCTCTGGCCGACGCCGGACAGAGTGCGCAGCGGGCTCAAAGCGCGGCATCGGCGCAATCGGCTGCAATTCCGGGACAACCGCAGTCGGGGCAAATGGTGCATACGCTCAAGCTTCAGCTCCACCCGATTTCGCTTGGTAGCGTAACCGCAGTTCTCAAACTGTCCGGTGAAGAGCTGACAGTTGATATCAAGGTTCAGACCGCGGAAGCCTATCGCCAACTCAGCGACGACAACCAGGCGATCCTCAAAGCCCTTCGCGGTCAGGGGTTCGGTGTTGAACAGATCAACATTCAGCACGTGGCCGGTCCAGACCGCGGCTCGAACCAGACACAGCAGCAAGCCGGAGCCCAGGGTGGCTTCCAGGATCCCGGTTCTGGTGATGCCCAGGCATCCGGCAAGGAATCCGGTGGCCAGGGTGGCCGCAGTCAGTTTGGCAGTAAGGGTGATGGACAGGGACATGATCAAAAACCTTATTCAACTCCTGATGCTGGCCGTTCTGACGGGGTCTATCTCTAA
- a CDS encoding transglycosylase SLT domain-containing protein — MMLAVLTGSISKDAAIAPAYASAGACEAEILTAARVHGVPPGILHSVGLAETGRKGSLHPYALNIEGRTVFAKNREQALQEFKQARSEGKRLIDLGCMQINHRYHGAEFSSVDAMLDPHANVDYAARFLARLHARHETWTMAVARYHAGPNNNPAQKRYICRVISNLVATGHGAWTAPARAFCE, encoded by the coding sequence CTGATGCTGGCCGTTCTGACGGGGTCTATCTCTAAAGATGCTGCGATTGCGCCTGCCTATGCGTCAGCTGGGGCATGCGAGGCTGAAATTCTTACCGCCGCACGTGTCCATGGCGTTCCGCCCGGAATATTGCATTCCGTCGGCCTGGCCGAGACTGGTCGCAAAGGCTCCCTGCATCCTTACGCTCTCAACATTGAAGGCAGAACAGTGTTCGCAAAAAACCGTGAGCAGGCATTGCAGGAATTCAAGCAAGCCAGATCCGAGGGCAAGCGGTTGATCGATCTGGGCTGCATGCAGATCAATCACCGCTATCACGGTGCTGAATTCTCCTCTGTGGATGCGATGCTCGATCCGCATGCAAATGTTGATTATGCGGCACGCTTTCTGGCCCGTCTTCACGCACGGCATGAAACTTGGACTATGGCGGTCGCGCGTTACCATGCCGGGCCAAACAACAACCCCGCGCAGAAGCGCTACATCTGCAGAGTCATTTCAAACCTCGTTGCAACGGGTCACGGAGCATGGACCGCACCCGCCCGCGCATTCTGCGAATGA
- a CDS encoding response regulator transcription factor encodes MIVVVDDRQLVKDGYTALFGREGVPSAGFDSFEFGEWVNTAADSDLDAVEAFLIGQGELTLDLPRAIRDRSQAPVIAVSDTPSLESTLAFFDSGVDDVVRKPVHPREIMARAAAIRRRLKALSNHTDVGPIRVFSDGRDPELEGRIFALPRRERRILEYLVANRGRRVTKQQIFNAIYGIFDEDVEENVVESHISKLRKKLRKRLGFDPIDSKRFLGYLIDWK; translated from the coding sequence ATGATCGTAGTGGTTGATGATAGACAATTGGTAAAAGACGGCTATACGGCCCTGTTTGGGCGAGAGGGCGTGCCCTCGGCAGGTTTTGATTCCTTTGAGTTTGGCGAATGGGTAAACACGGCGGCCGATTCAGATTTGGACGCGGTAGAAGCATTCCTTATTGGGCAGGGTGAACTGACACTGGATTTGCCGCGTGCAATCCGCGACCGGTCACAGGCTCCGGTGATCGCTGTCAGCGATACACCCTCTCTTGAATCGACCCTTGCCTTCTTCGACAGTGGCGTCGATGACGTGGTGCGCAAGCCGGTCCATCCGCGCGAGATCATGGCAAGGGCGGCGGCCATTCGCCGACGCCTCAAGGCGCTTTCCAATCATACCGATGTTGGCCCGATCCGGGTGTTCTCTGATGGACGTGACCCGGAGTTGGAGGGCAGAATATTTGCTCTGCCAAGGCGCGAGCGCCGTATTCTCGAATATCTCGTTGCAAACCGCGGTCGGCGGGTGACAAAGCAGCAGATTTTCAATGCGATCTACGGAATCTTTGATGAAGATGTCGAAGAGAACGTGGTTGAAAGCCACATATCCAAGCTGCGCAAGAAGCTGCGCAAGCGGCTTGGTTTCGATCCGATCGATTCCAAGCGGTTTCTCGGCTATCTGATCGACTGGAAATGA
- a CDS encoding flagellar hook protein FlgE: MSLYGMMRTGASGMNAQANRLGTVADNMANANTTGYKRASAEFSSLILPGSAGSYNSGAVTTDVRYSISQAGALEFTSSKTDMALDGSGFFIVTDDNGLPFLTRAGSFVPDGEGFLVNAAGFRLMGYNYESGTPTPVVNGFDGLVPVNVSAGSLTAAPSTTGYFQANLDEGATIVPAADLPSTNSATADYTSKSSLIAIDNLGGEVLLDFYYTKTATNTWEVTVYDRAGASAGTSFPYASAPLATTTLQFDPLNGQLAGASATDISFTVPGGAGLTIDLSNMSQLNYAFTVDDANVNGSKPSTVTDIEISEDGTIFASYENGTLEPLYRVALADVTSPDKLRPLAGNVYSQGLDSGVITTGFAGSGSFGKVVSGALESSNVDIAEELTDMIAAQRSYTANSKVFQTGSDLMEVLVNLKR; encoded by the coding sequence ATGAGCCTGTATGGAATGATGCGCACCGGCGCTTCCGGAATGAACGCCCAGGCCAACCGGTTGGGCACGGTTGCCGACAACATGGCCAATGCCAATACGACAGGCTACAAAAGAGCATCCGCGGAATTTTCATCTCTTATTCTTCCAGGCAGCGCTGGGTCATACAATTCGGGCGCGGTGACAACGGATGTTCGCTATTCGATCAGCCAGGCCGGTGCGCTTGAGTTCACATCTTCAAAAACGGACATGGCGCTTGACGGCAGCGGCTTCTTCATCGTCACAGATGACAATGGTCTGCCGTTCCTCACTCGTGCGGGATCTTTTGTCCCCGATGGGGAAGGGTTTCTGGTAAACGCTGCCGGTTTCCGGTTGATGGGATATAACTATGAAAGCGGTACCCCGACGCCGGTCGTCAATGGCTTTGACGGACTGGTCCCGGTCAACGTATCGGCCGGCAGTCTGACAGCAGCGCCGTCGACCACGGGATATTTTCAGGCAAACCTGGACGAAGGCGCAACGATCGTTCCAGCCGCTGATCTTCCATCCACCAACTCGGCAACAGCGGATTATACATCCAAGAGCTCGCTTATCGCGATCGACAATCTGGGCGGTGAAGTCCTGCTGGACTTTTACTACACCAAGACAGCGACCAATACCTGGGAAGTGACGGTTTATGACCGCGCCGGCGCTTCGGCAGGGACATCATTCCCCTATGCAAGTGCTCCGCTGGCAACAACAACACTGCAATTCGATCCGCTCAATGGTCAGTTGGCAGGTGCGAGTGCCACCGACATCTCCTTTACGGTTCCCGGCGGTGCAGGCCTGACCATTGACCTGAGCAACATGAGCCAGCTCAACTACGCCTTCACCGTCGACGATGCGAATGTGAACGGCAGCAAGCCAAGCACCGTGACCGATATCGAAATTTCGGAAGACGGAACAATCTTTGCATCATACGAGAACGGAACCCTCGAGCCGCTTTACCGTGTGGCGCTGGCAGATGTCACCAGCCCGGACAAGCTGCGGCCGCTTGCTGGCAATGTCTATTCGCAGGGTCTCGATTCCGGTGTTATTACCACTGGCTTCGCCGGTTCGGGATCATTCGGCAAGGTCGTGTCGGGCGCGCTTGAAAGCTCGAACGTTGATATCGCCGAGGAGCTCACCGACATGATCGCAGCCCAGCGAAGCTACACAGCGAATTCGAAAGTCTTCCAGACAGGTTCAGACCTGATGGAAGTCCTCGTCAATCTCAAGCGCTAA
- the flgK gene encoding flagellar hook-associated protein FlgK: protein MSLTTAINTAQTSLSNTSTQTNIVSRNIANASNPDYNRRNAALSTNVYGAQVVSIQRAQDQALFQQSIKSASSSSGQQSLLTGLTTLKGIFGGNDYEQSPAALLGTLRDTLSTFAAQPGENTLAQSTIADAQILAAGLRDGSAAVQRVRLDADQEIQREVDNLNELLSRFETANNNVYQGTQARRDVSAHLDDRDSLLKQISQIIGVTPITRSGNDMALYTSDGTTLFETVARPVTFDSSAGFSATIQGNGVYVDGVPLPAGQGSSSTAKGTIQGLLQIRDDIAPKLQTQLDEIARALVVSFAETDQSATPTLPDEPGLFTWSGGTVPAGSTLVPGISATITVNPALVPSLGGDPKLLRDGGINGAAYNANPAGAASFSAQLDSFVVAIDNPTGFDATAGLSTSTSLLDFAADSIGWLELNRSEADSAAQTREAFMFRAEEAYSNDTGVSIDEEMSMLLELEQSYKASARLISAVDEMLQALMSVVR from the coding sequence ATGTCACTGACTACGGCGATCAACACAGCGCAAACGTCCTTGTCGAACACCTCGACACAGACGAACATTGTCTCGCGCAACATCGCCAATGCGTCCAATCCGGACTACAATCGCCGCAATGCTGCGCTTTCGACCAACGTCTACGGTGCGCAGGTTGTTTCAATCCAGCGGGCGCAGGATCAAGCGCTCTTCCAGCAGAGCATCAAGAGTGCGTCATCTTCCTCCGGGCAGCAGAGCCTGCTCACGGGGCTGACGACTCTGAAGGGAATTTTCGGCGGCAACGATTACGAACAATCCCCCGCCGCGCTTCTCGGGACACTGCGCGACACCTTGTCAACCTTCGCGGCCCAGCCGGGTGAAAACACTCTTGCGCAGTCAACTATCGCGGACGCTCAGATCCTTGCTGCCGGTCTCCGGGATGGTTCTGCGGCAGTCCAGCGTGTCCGGTTGGATGCTGACCAGGAAATCCAGCGTGAAGTGGACAATCTTAATGAGTTGCTTAGCCGTTTTGAAACGGCCAACAACAATGTTTATCAGGGCACGCAAGCGAGGCGGGACGTCTCCGCCCATCTCGATGACCGGGATTCATTGCTCAAGCAGATCAGCCAGATCATCGGAGTAACGCCGATCACCCGCAGCGGCAACGACATGGCACTGTACACCTCTGACGGCACCACACTGTTCGAAACGGTCGCACGTCCGGTAACCTTTGACAGCTCCGCGGGCTTCTCGGCGACTATACAGGGCAATGGCGTCTATGTGGACGGTGTTCCGTTGCCTGCGGGACAGGGATCCAGCTCCACGGCGAAGGGAACGATTCAGGGGCTGCTCCAGATTCGTGACGATATCGCGCCAAAATTGCAGACCCAGCTTGATGAAATCGCGCGTGCGCTGGTTGTCAGCTTTGCTGAAACAGATCAGTCGGCAACGCCCACATTGCCTGATGAGCCGGGGCTGTTTACCTGGAGTGGAGGCACGGTTCCTGCCGGATCCACCCTTGTTCCAGGGATTTCCGCAACGATCACGGTCAATCCGGCACTTGTCCCGTCGCTGGGCGGCGATCCGAAGTTGCTCCGCGATGGTGGGATCAACGGTGCGGCCTACAACGCCAACCCGGCGGGCGCCGCCAGCTTCTCCGCCCAGCTCGACTCCTTCGTCGTGGCCATTGACAACCCCACCGGTTTCGACGCAACGGCGGGCTTGTCAACATCGACCAGCCTCCTTGATTTTGCCGCTGATTCAATCGGCTGGCTCGAACTCAATCGAAGTGAAGCCGATTCTGCCGCACAGACCCGCGAAGCCTTCATGTTTCGCGCCGAGGAAGCTTACTCGAACGACACAGGCGTTTCTATTGATGAGGAAATGTCGATGCTGCTTGAGCTCGAGCAGTCCTACAAGGCATCAGCGCGGTTGATATCCGCGGTTGATGAGATGCTGCAAGCTCTCATGTCGGTGGTGAGGTAA
- a CDS encoding flagellar hook-associated family protein, whose translation MKTSFISNLAIQNSMRMTISRGQVEIQKLQEEVVTGRFADIGLSLGAKTSTSVSHHRDVQRLETIQDSNALVTQRLSTSQLSLAAMSDAAQQMLEAFIVANGTDDEPKLNVMRRDVEASLELFTSSINTSVNGEYLFSGINTDVKPVDDYLEPGSGAKAAFDTLFLGHFGFTQDDPAAAGITTAQMDNFIDNVLEPEFMGPNWNTNWSSASDTNISSRIRTNEVVDSSANANGTGMRSFALAAIIGIELMDSPISSEVRASVNEKAIEYAGQAVTGIDNERSNLGVSENRVAKANEAIEAQVRIMKLHLNDIEGVDGYEASTRMQSLLTQVETSYTLTARIQQLNLMNYL comes from the coding sequence ATGAAAACCAGCTTCATATCCAACCTCGCCATTCAGAATTCCATGCGGATGACGATCAGCCGTGGCCAGGTGGAAATTCAGAAACTTCAGGAGGAAGTTGTCACGGGTCGATTCGCGGACATCGGCCTCTCACTCGGCGCGAAAACCTCCACCAGCGTATCGCATCACCGCGACGTGCAGCGGTTGGAAACCATTCAGGATTCCAATGCTTTGGTCACTCAGAGGCTTTCCACCTCTCAATTGTCACTGGCAGCCATGTCAGATGCGGCCCAGCAGATGCTGGAAGCCTTCATTGTTGCCAATGGCACCGACGATGAACCCAAGTTGAATGTTATGCGGCGCGATGTCGAAGCATCGCTCGAGTTGTTCACCTCGTCAATCAACACCTCGGTCAACGGCGAGTACCTGTTTTCCGGGATCAATACCGACGTCAAGCCGGTTGATGACTATCTTGAACCGGGGTCGGGGGCGAAAGCGGCCTTTGATACACTGTTTCTGGGGCATTTCGGGTTTACCCAGGATGACCCCGCTGCCGCCGGCATTACGACTGCCCAGATGGACAATTTCATCGACAATGTGCTCGAACCCGAGTTCATGGGACCGAATTGGAATACCAACTGGTCGAGCGCATCCGACACCAATATCTCGAGCCGTATCCGCACCAACGAGGTGGTTGATTCAAGTGCCAATGCCAATGGGACCGGCATGCGCAGCTTTGCGCTCGCCGCAATCATTGGCATTGAACTGATGGATTCTCCCATATCCAGTGAGGTCCGGGCCTCGGTCAACGAAAAAGCGATCGAATACGCTGGTCAGGCTGTCACGGGCATCGACAACGAACGCAGCAATCTTGGTGTTTCCGAAAACCGGGTCGCCAAGGCGAACGAAGCCATTGAAGCGCAGGTTCGCATCATGAAGCTGCATCTCAACGATATCGAAGGTGTGGACGGCTATGAGGCGTCTACAAGAATGCAATCATTGCTGACTCAGGTGGAGACGTCCTACACGCTCACCGCCCGTATCCAGCAGTTGAACCTGATGAATTATTTGTAA
- the flaF gene encoding flagellar biosynthesis regulator FlaF, which produces MYQFSYADVQEDGVAEAREREREAINHSISLLTAAKAKGVESREAIEAVYFVSRLWVRFVEDLASPENQLEEELRANLISIGIWIIKESERIRKRESNNFQGIIDISIIIRDGLK; this is translated from the coding sequence ATGTACCAGTTTTCCTATGCGGATGTTCAGGAAGATGGCGTTGCCGAAGCTCGCGAGCGCGAGCGTGAGGCGATCAATCATTCCATCTCCTTGCTAACCGCGGCCAAGGCCAAAGGTGTGGAATCGCGTGAGGCCATCGAAGCTGTTTACTTCGTCAGCCGTCTCTGGGTTCGCTTCGTTGAGGATCTGGCCTCGCCGGAAAACCAGCTGGAGGAAGAGCTCCGCGCCAACCTGATTTCCATAGGGATATGGATCATCAAGGAAAGCGAGCGCATCCGGAAGCGTGAATCGAACAATTTCCAGGGCATCATCGACATTTCGATCATCATCAGGGACGGGCTGAAATGA
- the flbT gene encoding flagellar biosynthesis repressor FlbT, with translation MKSSLRISLKAGERIFINGAVLRVDRKVALEFLNDVTFLLENHVLQPEQATTPLRQLYFIVQMMLINPEGADQAMAMFRKSVVMLLTCFKNEEVLSELKHIDGMVTQGRAFEALKAIRALYPIEEQILNTPGMPTGTIEQIRKELAPWT, from the coding sequence ATGAAAAGCTCACTGCGCATATCGCTGAAAGCGGGTGAACGCATCTTCATCAACGGAGCCGTGCTCCGTGTTGACCGCAAGGTGGCACTCGAGTTTCTCAACGACGTCACTTTCCTTCTTGAAAATCACGTGCTCCAGCCCGAGCAGGCCACAACGCCGCTTCGCCAGCTGTATTTCATCGTTCAGATGATGTTGATCAATCCCGAAGGTGCGGACCAGGCCATGGCCATGTTCCGCAAATCGGTGGTCATGTTGCTGACCTGCTTCAAGAACGAAGAGGTCCTGTCGGAGCTCAAGCACATTGACGGTATGGTCACCCAGGGCCGTGCTTTCGAGGCGCTGAAGGCAATCCGCGCACTGTATCCGATCGAGGAGCAAATTCTCAACACGCCTGGCATGCCGACCGGCACAATCGAACAGATTCGTAAGGAGTTGGCACCATGGACATAA
- the flgD gene encoding flagellar hook assembly protein FlgD gives MDISPLAAASRSQGSAADTAANKATLDYDTFLTLLVEQMKNQDPTDPMDSTEQIAQLATFSQVEQTIQTNKHLEELLQSSSLSQAGSLIGRTITSNDETVSGTIEEVQVYSDGLVAVLEDGTKVVVGPGVSIR, from the coding sequence ATGGACATAAGCCCACTTGCCGCGGCCTCGAGATCTCAGGGGTCAGCTGCAGATACTGCAGCGAACAAGGCGACTCTCGATTATGACACCTTCCTGACTCTTCTTGTGGAGCAGATGAAAAACCAGGATCCGACCGATCCGATGGATTCAACAGAGCAGATCGCACAGCTTGCGACATTCAGCCAGGTTGAACAGACCATTCAGACCAACAAGCATCTCGAGGAGCTTCTCCAGTCCTCAAGCCTCAGTCAGGCTGGATCGCTGATCGGACGCACCATTACCAGCAATGATGAGACCGTTTCAGGAACCATTGAAGAGGTTCAGGTCTATTCGGATGGGCTTGTTGCAGTGCTGGAGGATGGGACTAAGGTTGTTGTCGGTCCGGGAGTATCGATCCGCTGA
- the fliQ gene encoding flagellar biosynthesis protein FliQ, producing the protein MNEADALDIVQTAIWTVLVASGPAVGVAMFIGVGIAFVQALTQVQEMTLTFVPKIVAVLITVAVSAPFVGAQISTFTNIVFQRIESGF; encoded by the coding sequence ATGAATGAAGCTGATGCCCTCGATATTGTGCAGACCGCGATCTGGACGGTGCTTGTTGCCTCCGGCCCGGCAGTCGGCGTGGCCATGTTCATCGGTGTCGGGATCGCCTTTGTTCAGGCGCTGACCCAGGTTCAGGAAATGACGCTGACATTCGTGCCGAAGATTGTCGCCGTTCTCATAACGGTCGCAGTCTCCGCGCCCTTCGTGGGAGCACAGATTTCCACCTTCACCAACATCGTGTTCCAGCGGATCGAATCCGGCTTCTAA